A region of Lycium barbarum isolate Lr01 chromosome 1, ASM1917538v2, whole genome shotgun sequence DNA encodes the following proteins:
- the LOC132600209 gene encoding transcription factor BIM1-like isoform X1: protein MELPQSRPFATEGGKRTHDFLSLYSSPIEQDPRPSQGGYLKTHDFLQPLEQARKTVGKEENKVEVAIEKPPSAEHILPGGIGTYSISYLQQRVPKPEADTFAVTQASSTDRDDRNSNCSSYSGSGFTLWNESAIKKGKTGKENFAGYRHVVRAGVNIGAGELTTSLERQSQLSSNHNHNNATLSSLSSPQQPSAMENQSFMHMLTSAKNAQEEDYDEEEEEEFVVKKESPSPSRGNLSVKVDGRSSDQKPNTPRSKHSATEQRRRSKINDRFLKLREIIPHSDQKRDKASFLLEVIEYVQFLQEKVHKYEGSYQGMENKPSTLPWNKCHRLAQGFIDHSQGTNSASCPALIHAAKFDENKIGISATGPANVQKLEPIRTPNVKESSLLSELTNKAATHCMQPNTFPLCGNTSIASLQSILAADTGMLELKSQSQFSLSRPNMTNYAVTNDKPKGQEVSIESGTITISSAYSQRLLNTLKQALQNSGVDLSQADMSVQIDLGKRASDKLNASTSNVKGDNISTSNQPTPQFIDTSTGEESVHAFKRLKKS, encoded by the exons GAGGCTACCTAAAAACTCATGATTTCTTGCAACCTCTGGAACAAGCAAGGAAGACAGTTGggaaagaagaaaataaagtTGAGGTAGCTATAGAAAAGCCTCCTTCAGCAGAACACATTCTTCCTGGTGGCATTGGCACCTATAGCATTTCTTATTTGCAGCAACGGGTTCCAAAGCCAGAAGCAGATACATTTGCTGTTACACAGGCTAGTAGTACTGATAGAGACGATAGAAACTCAAACTGCAGTTCTTACTCGGGCAGTGGTTTCACACTATGGAATGAATCTGCCATAAAAAAGGGAAAGACAGGGAAGGAGAATTTCGCTGGATATAGACATGTTGTTAGAG CAGGTGTGAATATTGGAGCAGGGGAACTCACGACCTCATTGGAACGGCAATCACAATTGTcttcaaatcataatcataacaaCGCTACCTTGAGCTCGCTCTCATCTCCTCA GCAACCATCAGCTATGGAGAACCAGAGTTTCATGCATATGCTAACATCGGCTAAGAATGCACAGGAAGAAGATtatgacgaagaagaagaagaagaatttgttgttaagaAAGAGTCACCTTCACCATCCAGAG GCAATTTATCAGTGAAAGTCGATGGAAGAAGCAGTGATCAGAAGCCAAATACTCCACGCTCGAAGCACTCAGCAACAGagcaaagaagaagaagcaagaTCAATGACAG atttCTGAAGTTGAGAGAGATCATCCCTCATAGTGACCAGAAGAGGGATAAAGCATCATTCTTGCTTGAG GTTATCGAATATGTTCAATTCCTGCAAGAAAAAGTGCACAAGTATGAGGGATCATATCAAGGCATGGAGAATAAACCTTCAACATTACCATGG AATAAGTGCCATAGATTGGCTCAAGGTTTCATTGATCATTCTCAAGGCACAAACAGTGCATCTTGCCCTGCACTTATACATGCTGCAAAGTTTGACGAGAACAAAATTGGAATCTCTGCTACAGGGCCTGCCAATGTACAGAAACTGGAGCCAATCAGAACTCCAAATGTGAAAGAAAGCAGTCTGCTGTCTGAATTAACAAACAAGGCAGCAACACATTGTATGCAGCCAAACACGTTTCCATTATGTGGAAATACTAGCATAGCGTCGCTGCAGTCAATACTGGCAGCTGATACTGGCATGTTGGAATTGAAGTCTCAGTCTCAATTTTCACTAAGCAGACCGAATATGACTAATTATGCTGTTACAAATGACAAGCCAAAAGGCCAAGAGGTGTCTATAGAAAGCGGTACAATCACCATCTCCAGTGCCTATTCTCAAAG GTTGTTAAACACGTTGAAACAAGCATTGCAGAATTCTGGTGTAGATTTGTCACAAGCCGATATGTCAGTGCAAATTGATCTTGGGAAACGAGCAAGTGATAAATTAAATGCTTCAACGTCCAATGTTAAG GGTGACAACATTTCCACAAGCAATCAACCAACTCCGCAGTTCATAGATACAAGCACAGGGGAGGAATCTGTCCATGCCTTCAAACGGCTCAAAAAAAGTTAA
- the LOC132600209 gene encoding transcription factor BIM1-like isoform X4, translating to MELPQSRPFATEGGKRTHDFLSLYSSPIEQDPRPSQGGYLKTHDFLQPLEQARKTVGKEENKVEVAIEKPPSAEHILPGGIGTYSISYLQQRVPKPEADTFAVTQASSTDRDDRNSNCSSYSGSGFTLWNESAIKKGKTGKENFAGYRHVVRAGVNIGAGELTTSLERQSQLSSNHNHNNATLSSLSSPQQPSAMENQSFMHMLTSAKNAQEEDYDEEEEEEFVVKKESPSPSRGNLSVKVDGRSSDQKPNTPRSKHSATEQRRRSKINDRFLKLREIIPHSDQKRDKASFLLEVIEYVQFLQEKVHKYEGSYQGMENKPSTLPWNKCHRLAQGFIDHSQGTNSASCPALIHAAKFDENKIGISATGPANVQKLEPIRTPNVKESSLLSELTNKAATHCMQPNTFPLCGNTSIASLQSILAADTGMLELKSQSQFSLSRPNMTNYAVTNDKPKGQEVSIESGTITISSAYSQSRDLS from the exons GAGGCTACCTAAAAACTCATGATTTCTTGCAACCTCTGGAACAAGCAAGGAAGACAGTTGggaaagaagaaaataaagtTGAGGTAGCTATAGAAAAGCCTCCTTCAGCAGAACACATTCTTCCTGGTGGCATTGGCACCTATAGCATTTCTTATTTGCAGCAACGGGTTCCAAAGCCAGAAGCAGATACATTTGCTGTTACACAGGCTAGTAGTACTGATAGAGACGATAGAAACTCAAACTGCAGTTCTTACTCGGGCAGTGGTTTCACACTATGGAATGAATCTGCCATAAAAAAGGGAAAGACAGGGAAGGAGAATTTCGCTGGATATAGACATGTTGTTAGAG CAGGTGTGAATATTGGAGCAGGGGAACTCACGACCTCATTGGAACGGCAATCACAATTGTcttcaaatcataatcataacaaCGCTACCTTGAGCTCGCTCTCATCTCCTCA GCAACCATCAGCTATGGAGAACCAGAGTTTCATGCATATGCTAACATCGGCTAAGAATGCACAGGAAGAAGATtatgacgaagaagaagaagaagaatttgttgttaagaAAGAGTCACCTTCACCATCCAGAG GCAATTTATCAGTGAAAGTCGATGGAAGAAGCAGTGATCAGAAGCCAAATACTCCACGCTCGAAGCACTCAGCAACAGagcaaagaagaagaagcaagaTCAATGACAG atttCTGAAGTTGAGAGAGATCATCCCTCATAGTGACCAGAAGAGGGATAAAGCATCATTCTTGCTTGAG GTTATCGAATATGTTCAATTCCTGCAAGAAAAAGTGCACAAGTATGAGGGATCATATCAAGGCATGGAGAATAAACCTTCAACATTACCATGG AATAAGTGCCATAGATTGGCTCAAGGTTTCATTGATCATTCTCAAGGCACAAACAGTGCATCTTGCCCTGCACTTATACATGCTGCAAAGTTTGACGAGAACAAAATTGGAATCTCTGCTACAGGGCCTGCCAATGTACAGAAACTGGAGCCAATCAGAACTCCAAATGTGAAAGAAAGCAGTCTGCTGTCTGAATTAACAAACAAGGCAGCAACACATTGTATGCAGCCAAACACGTTTCCATTATGTGGAAATACTAGCATAGCGTCGCTGCAGTCAATACTGGCAGCTGATACTGGCATGTTGGAATTGAAGTCTCAGTCTCAATTTTCACTAAGCAGACCGAATATGACTAATTATGCTGTTACAAATGACAAGCCAAAAGGCCAAGAGGTGTCTATAGAAAGCGGTACAATCACCATCTCCAGTGCCTATTCTCAAAG TAGAGACTTGAGTTAA
- the LOC132600209 gene encoding transcription factor BIM1-like isoform X2 produces MELPQSRPFATEGGKRTHDFLSLYSSPIEQDPRPSQGGYLKTHDFLQPLEQARKTVGKEENKVEVAIEKPPSAEHILPGGIGTYSISYLQQRVPKPEADTFAVTQASSTDRDDRNSNCSSYSGSGFTLWNESAIKKGKTGKENFAGYRHVVRGVNIGAGELTTSLERQSQLSSNHNHNNATLSSLSSPQQPSAMENQSFMHMLTSAKNAQEEDYDEEEEEEFVVKKESPSPSRGNLSVKVDGRSSDQKPNTPRSKHSATEQRRRSKINDRFLKLREIIPHSDQKRDKASFLLEVIEYVQFLQEKVHKYEGSYQGMENKPSTLPWNKCHRLAQGFIDHSQGTNSASCPALIHAAKFDENKIGISATGPANVQKLEPIRTPNVKESSLLSELTNKAATHCMQPNTFPLCGNTSIASLQSILAADTGMLELKSQSQFSLSRPNMTNYAVTNDKPKGQEVSIESGTITISSAYSQRLLNTLKQALQNSGVDLSQADMSVQIDLGKRASDKLNASTSNVKGDNISTSNQPTPQFIDTSTGEESVHAFKRLKKS; encoded by the exons GAGGCTACCTAAAAACTCATGATTTCTTGCAACCTCTGGAACAAGCAAGGAAGACAGTTGggaaagaagaaaataaagtTGAGGTAGCTATAGAAAAGCCTCCTTCAGCAGAACACATTCTTCCTGGTGGCATTGGCACCTATAGCATTTCTTATTTGCAGCAACGGGTTCCAAAGCCAGAAGCAGATACATTTGCTGTTACACAGGCTAGTAGTACTGATAGAGACGATAGAAACTCAAACTGCAGTTCTTACTCGGGCAGTGGTTTCACACTATGGAATGAATCTGCCATAAAAAAGGGAAAGACAGGGAAGGAGAATTTCGCTGGATATAGACATGTTGTTAGAG GTGTGAATATTGGAGCAGGGGAACTCACGACCTCATTGGAACGGCAATCACAATTGTcttcaaatcataatcataacaaCGCTACCTTGAGCTCGCTCTCATCTCCTCA GCAACCATCAGCTATGGAGAACCAGAGTTTCATGCATATGCTAACATCGGCTAAGAATGCACAGGAAGAAGATtatgacgaagaagaagaagaagaatttgttgttaagaAAGAGTCACCTTCACCATCCAGAG GCAATTTATCAGTGAAAGTCGATGGAAGAAGCAGTGATCAGAAGCCAAATACTCCACGCTCGAAGCACTCAGCAACAGagcaaagaagaagaagcaagaTCAATGACAG atttCTGAAGTTGAGAGAGATCATCCCTCATAGTGACCAGAAGAGGGATAAAGCATCATTCTTGCTTGAG GTTATCGAATATGTTCAATTCCTGCAAGAAAAAGTGCACAAGTATGAGGGATCATATCAAGGCATGGAGAATAAACCTTCAACATTACCATGG AATAAGTGCCATAGATTGGCTCAAGGTTTCATTGATCATTCTCAAGGCACAAACAGTGCATCTTGCCCTGCACTTATACATGCTGCAAAGTTTGACGAGAACAAAATTGGAATCTCTGCTACAGGGCCTGCCAATGTACAGAAACTGGAGCCAATCAGAACTCCAAATGTGAAAGAAAGCAGTCTGCTGTCTGAATTAACAAACAAGGCAGCAACACATTGTATGCAGCCAAACACGTTTCCATTATGTGGAAATACTAGCATAGCGTCGCTGCAGTCAATACTGGCAGCTGATACTGGCATGTTGGAATTGAAGTCTCAGTCTCAATTTTCACTAAGCAGACCGAATATGACTAATTATGCTGTTACAAATGACAAGCCAAAAGGCCAAGAGGTGTCTATAGAAAGCGGTACAATCACCATCTCCAGTGCCTATTCTCAAAG GTTGTTAAACACGTTGAAACAAGCATTGCAGAATTCTGGTGTAGATTTGTCACAAGCCGATATGTCAGTGCAAATTGATCTTGGGAAACGAGCAAGTGATAAATTAAATGCTTCAACGTCCAATGTTAAG GGTGACAACATTTCCACAAGCAATCAACCAACTCCGCAGTTCATAGATACAAGCACAGGGGAGGAATCTGTCCATGCCTTCAAACGGCTCAAAAAAAGTTAA
- the LOC132600209 gene encoding transcription factor BIM1-like isoform X3 — protein MELPQSRPFATEGGKRTHDFLSLYSSPIEQDPRPSQGGYLKTHDFLQPLEQARKTVGKEENKVEVAIEKPPSAEHILPGGIGTYSISYLQQRVPKPEADTFAVTQASSTDRDDRNSNCSSYSGSGFTLWNESAIKKGKTGKENFAGYRHVVRAGVNIGAGELTTSLERQSQLSSNHNHNNATLSSLSSPQQPSAMENQSFMHMLTSAKNAQEEDYDEEEEEEFVVKKESPSPSRVKVDGRSSDQKPNTPRSKHSATEQRRRSKINDRFLKLREIIPHSDQKRDKASFLLEVIEYVQFLQEKVHKYEGSYQGMENKPSTLPWNKCHRLAQGFIDHSQGTNSASCPALIHAAKFDENKIGISATGPANVQKLEPIRTPNVKESSLLSELTNKAATHCMQPNTFPLCGNTSIASLQSILAADTGMLELKSQSQFSLSRPNMTNYAVTNDKPKGQEVSIESGTITISSAYSQRLLNTLKQALQNSGVDLSQADMSVQIDLGKRASDKLNASTSNVKGDNISTSNQPTPQFIDTSTGEESVHAFKRLKKS, from the exons GAGGCTACCTAAAAACTCATGATTTCTTGCAACCTCTGGAACAAGCAAGGAAGACAGTTGggaaagaagaaaataaagtTGAGGTAGCTATAGAAAAGCCTCCTTCAGCAGAACACATTCTTCCTGGTGGCATTGGCACCTATAGCATTTCTTATTTGCAGCAACGGGTTCCAAAGCCAGAAGCAGATACATTTGCTGTTACACAGGCTAGTAGTACTGATAGAGACGATAGAAACTCAAACTGCAGTTCTTACTCGGGCAGTGGTTTCACACTATGGAATGAATCTGCCATAAAAAAGGGAAAGACAGGGAAGGAGAATTTCGCTGGATATAGACATGTTGTTAGAG CAGGTGTGAATATTGGAGCAGGGGAACTCACGACCTCATTGGAACGGCAATCACAATTGTcttcaaatcataatcataacaaCGCTACCTTGAGCTCGCTCTCATCTCCTCA GCAACCATCAGCTATGGAGAACCAGAGTTTCATGCATATGCTAACATCGGCTAAGAATGCACAGGAAGAAGATtatgacgaagaagaagaagaagaatttgttgttaagaAAGAGTCACCTTCACCATCCAGAG TGAAAGTCGATGGAAGAAGCAGTGATCAGAAGCCAAATACTCCACGCTCGAAGCACTCAGCAACAGagcaaagaagaagaagcaagaTCAATGACAG atttCTGAAGTTGAGAGAGATCATCCCTCATAGTGACCAGAAGAGGGATAAAGCATCATTCTTGCTTGAG GTTATCGAATATGTTCAATTCCTGCAAGAAAAAGTGCACAAGTATGAGGGATCATATCAAGGCATGGAGAATAAACCTTCAACATTACCATGG AATAAGTGCCATAGATTGGCTCAAGGTTTCATTGATCATTCTCAAGGCACAAACAGTGCATCTTGCCCTGCACTTATACATGCTGCAAAGTTTGACGAGAACAAAATTGGAATCTCTGCTACAGGGCCTGCCAATGTACAGAAACTGGAGCCAATCAGAACTCCAAATGTGAAAGAAAGCAGTCTGCTGTCTGAATTAACAAACAAGGCAGCAACACATTGTATGCAGCCAAACACGTTTCCATTATGTGGAAATACTAGCATAGCGTCGCTGCAGTCAATACTGGCAGCTGATACTGGCATGTTGGAATTGAAGTCTCAGTCTCAATTTTCACTAAGCAGACCGAATATGACTAATTATGCTGTTACAAATGACAAGCCAAAAGGCCAAGAGGTGTCTATAGAAAGCGGTACAATCACCATCTCCAGTGCCTATTCTCAAAG GTTGTTAAACACGTTGAAACAAGCATTGCAGAATTCTGGTGTAGATTTGTCACAAGCCGATATGTCAGTGCAAATTGATCTTGGGAAACGAGCAAGTGATAAATTAAATGCTTCAACGTCCAATGTTAAG GGTGACAACATTTCCACAAGCAATCAACCAACTCCGCAGTTCATAGATACAAGCACAGGGGAGGAATCTGTCCATGCCTTCAAACGGCTCAAAAAAAGTTAA